The DNA sequence AGCCTCTCTCAACCTTCAGATTCTTGGTCAGTCTCATGAAACTTCTTAACATTATTTCCAATGTTGTCCCTCGAGATTTGAAAATGGCAAATTCGTCCTCACTGTTTGTAAAAGAGTGATATGTTAGTCCTTTCTTGAAAAACTATGAAAAATCATATCACTTTTTCTGTACACGTCTTTTGTACACttttttttatggtataaaagacaaatattttatcttttctcaCTTCTTATCAGTCATTTTTAATACCAAAAGTGGAAGATATACAAGAGAGTTGTACACAAAAGTGGTGTATaagcatttttcaaaaactattatgTCCTCATTTTTATTGGAATGGTGAGGAATTAACTTGTGTGTTGAGATATTGTCATTTTCAAATTGTAAGGGACTATTTTGTCATATTGGAGTTTTCGTTGTGATAAAACTGTAGGATTATTCGTTTGATCCATGTAGCCGATTCCATCTAGTAAGGCAAGACCCTTGTTGTTTTTGATGATGTTTAGTTACGTATTTCATTGAGTAATGTTATTCGAATCGACCAATGTGTAGAAGACaacaaacaaaatataagaatagAAAATAAGAGTTTGGTTATGGGAGTGGGATCTACACCAAAATCTTAGCTGGAATGAGTGTTGATACAAAGTACAATGTTTGGATGTTCAACAAATATATTTTCTAGTCTTTTTGGCAAAAGAAGATTTCAATTTTAGTTCACAAGGGAAAAAGAGAGTCAGCAAGTTGAATTTTTTTTCCAGCTGCAGAAACAGTTGATGTTCTTTGTTAAGTTCCATTGGATTTGAGAGGGGGATGGGGTTCATGATATTTTCAATAGGACAAGGAATCTGTTGGGAAAAGTTGTCAATGAAAGTGTGAATGGGACCCAAAAAGTACTGTTAAGCATTATAATTTGGGCTAGTTGAAGCAAACTGGAACTGATTCATCTTCATTATGCCTTTTGGCCTTTTGGGAATAAGAAATTAATTCAATGTTGTTTTAGCACTAAGCTAAATTATAGGGTAAATATTCAAATTGGTCTCCGAAAAAAATTTTATATCGAACATTTTGGCtcccaaaaaatttttattctctagaagttttcgaaaattactatcaTCAGAAAAATTGTTCCCTTctttattttcaatcaaatttttaatatgcGTGGTGGACGTccttaacaaattttattataagacaattaaattaaaaaatatcactcTTACTCCCCTTCAAAACTATCAATCTATTTGACGATTTCTAGAGAATAAAAATTTGTTGGGGACTAAAGTATCTGATTTGAAATTCCTTAAGGACCAATTTGGATGTTTATTCTAAATTATATTATGAGTTTTTGTAGAATAATAAACCGTTACTATttaaagggcgaaaggcagaggaagacctaagaagaccatccatgaggtggtcaaacgagatctacatgtaaacggtctctctgtagacatgatacatgacagagcacaatggcgtcgtttgattcatgtagccgaccccacttagtgggacaaggctttgttgtttttttttttttttttttttactcttacaCGGGTTACCATGTTCATACTTTTGTCAGCATCATAAAAGCACGTTTATAGAATTGTTTTGGCATTAAAAGTTGCATTTTACAGCTGCAAAAAGAGAGGGTGGTCCTAAATGAGTTTTGATATGGTATGTGCAGGACTATGGTGTAACCATTTCGTTTTATAAATCTCCATTTTTGGTTGAGGTTGATGTGGTGCAAGGGAAGAGGATTCTCAGAGTTGAGGAGGTTGATGGCAATGGCGATCCATGGAGGAATGCCGATGTGATTTCTTTTAACACCGGACATTGGTGGACTCATGAAGGCTCTCTTCAAGGGTAGGGAAAACAACCTCTtcctcttttattttgttttagagaatTAGACATTGTTCATCAAAAAATCTAAACAATGCTTatctttctaatttctttttaccTAAAATTTTTATGTAGTTTAAGTTTGCATTGGTGATTTTTGAAAGAGAATtaatgttttcttttttaatttgtttaattggtTAAAGCATTGAATTTTAGAATTGCGAGTAAACATAAAATGGTTAAAATGgtgatttttttatgtttaagattacaatttttttttataaaaatcataCAAAAATTAAGTTTTCAATATATTTGTTGtatatttattaaagtaaaatatttaaaaatttgtcaataGTAATCTTAATATTTGTCTCTATCCAAAGACACATGTTAACTAAATCTTATTTAATATCAATTTAAGAGTAATTTGGTATTGTgaatttagctaatatatatcTTAAGAACACAAATTAaagttataaattaaaaaagctctcataaaaaagtataaaactgagtttttaatatatttattatgtatttattaatataaaaaatttagaaacttctattaataataataatcttaatccgTACCCGGATATCTAAAcccttattattaatattaagtgcAGATGGGATTACATAGAATTAGGAGGGAAATACTATCCAAACATGGATCGTTTGGCAGCTTTGGAAAGAGGACTAAGAACATGGGCTAATTGGGTGGAAACTAATATTGACAGAACCAGAACCAAAGTATTCTTCTTGGGAATTTCTCCTACTCACACCAAGTAAGTACCCTCTTACTCTCTCACTTCTTTCTATGTCTTTGTTATTGACTTCAACTTCTCTCTCTTACATTATTGTATGTGTGTCAGTTTTCTTGTCTTTGGGTTGGCATTTTCAatacttagatttttttttgtttggaggTTGTCTACGGTATTCTCTAGTTGACTAGTTCGACAGGTCAATGATTAATCTGTCGCGAATTTGagttccatttaagggtttgtcgctggCGAATTGTTACATGTACAAGACATAATTCGAACCCTGACACTTGTTTAAGCAGACGAGTGAGTTGATCACTCGACTAACTTAAGTTGATTCAATACCTAGATATTTTACTTACGGCTGAAGGAATTCGTGGGCGTTTTTTTGTCGCTTGGTCCAATCTATCTTTATCACTCACACACACTCACTAGTCATATGATAATGGTAAGCAATAATTTTTCGAacaagttaaataattaaatgcTTGGAATTACGTTATTTGAAAATGTTATATCAAAAAATGTTACTTTTTAGCAACATTTGTCCCAAACTAACCAATACGGATATCTTGTTTAATAGTCtatattaatacaaaataatacaTTTTGTTCAAAGTTAAttactatataatatatataaaaagaatttcAAAATGGGAAGGTACCTTTTGTCGCCTTCATGGCCACTCATGTGACATGAAGTGCTGGATCGTGTTGTTTTGATACAATGTCctcaaaaaagttaaaaattattttctttttctattgaaAATCTTGTCGGTGAAACAAAACACTTGCATCATCCAATGAATATGACTTATAAATACAAAAACCgcgtttttatatatatatataaaatatattatatatattttgattgcCATAGTATTTCCCAATTTGACAGGTCgaggatctgagcttcatttatATAAACATGTTACCTctattaattcatttttaattaattaaatgtatATAGCAATGATAAATGTGAAGTTCGGGAAAATGATAACTACATTTATTTCAATTAAAAGGTTTTGGATTAACTTGTTACAAATAACaatttttatgaattatatatgacaaatagtattttgaaaaagaaagttaTGCACcgaatttttttcatattattattatatgtatagTAGAAGtacatattaaaatttaaaaaataattgttagtGGCTGTCTCTCTCGAGCCACCCCATTTGATTCAAAGCATATTTAAATGTCATAATGTCGATgtagctttttttattttattttattttattttattatttgtttattgatTCAAAATGTTGCACAATTTTTGTTATTAGAGGGTTTTGACTTATAAAGCTATTAAGCTCTCTCATAGGCATATGAAGGAACattcactataaaaaaaaatttctttaatgTTTCATTTATTTTGTCACCTTCCAttcattaatatttatatttgtaaataaaaaaagtcTTTGGATGAATCTCATAACATGTCTTTAATGTGATTACCTATTTGTCAAACAAAAAATAGGACATGCATGATgcaaccacattactagcctaaAATTCTCATCTCCcacttactttcttttttttttcaaatattgtttaaaaaaaaaacatgcattcTTATTTATCATTATAACCAGTGCTAAAGAAACTTATTAATAATGTGCAGCCCAAATGAATGGAACAATGGAGTAACAGGAGTGACAAGAAAGAGTTGCTATGGCGAAACAGAACCAATAAGTGCAACATCAGCCACTGCATACCCAGGTGCTGAATATCCTGAGCAAATGAAGGTTATTGACATGGTCTTAAGAGACATGAAGAATCCACCTTCCCTTTTGGACATAACATTGTTATCCGCATTTCGAAAAGACGGCCACCCTTCTATCTACACCGGCGATTTGAGCCCTCAGCAACGGTCTAATCCTCTTTACTCCGATTGCAGCCACTGGTGCCTCCCCGGCCTGCCAGATACTTGGAACGAATTGTTCTACACTGCTTTGTTCTACTAAACATTTTTCAGCCGAAACCACGAAAAACCATAACAGGTATCCTTCACAGGAGGCAATGCCGTTCGAGTTGAGAATATCTGCATCTTTCTGGGGTTGGCTCTTCGGATGAGAATGTTTTCCGGCGCACAAGACTCGGAGCTTGGAGCCGAGACCCCGATTAAGACGAGAATCGAGCATGTACTACTTGAATCAGCCCTGGTGGTTAACTAAATTAGTTATATATGTTTTAGAAGCTTAATGATTAACAATACATTTTCCTTagcttcatttttttctttttaaaacttttaaatttgtaGGTAAATGCCATTTATTTGGATGGTTGCATGATGGATAACTGTTTAATCTGTACAGATATTCTAGTGAAATGAGATAATTCTTTTTTCTTCattattctatatttctattctGTTAGTGTAAAGAGAAAATCtcagcataaaaaaaaagaaattcaagTGCTTCATTGCACCGTTATGATGAAAAACATATGCTTCAACTAAGTTTTATTGGTGATCCATGTTACTCAAATAGTTGGACTTGCATTCAAGATTAACTAATAAGAGAAACACAATCTTTTCATCAAAATAATACATAGTATACATTATAATAGTGTTCAAAAAGGATAAGATATATAGATGGCACAACACTTGGGATCTCTTGGCCTAAAGCCTTATACAACAGTATATATAGCAACTGCTTGGACAAATTACATTGCAGGCAATGCAAAACTCTCATTTTGTGTTCACTACCACATAGGATCTTTGGTGTTATTTAAGAAACAAAATATCCCCTTGCCATATGGATCCTACTAGCTCTGAATGGCAACTCCAAGTGGAGAAATCTCCATCTTAGGTATGATCTTCTCTGGTCCTACGGCGGCTTTGGCCGAGTTGATTTGGTTCTCATAGGCCGAATTGTGAACCCCAAGCGCGGCTCTTCCGGAAGGATCAAGGTTGTTAGACCATGCAGCATCCCACTCCACTGCTTTGGCTGTGCTACACGCAACACTCGCTCCTCCGGGAACTGTGAGCCTAGCCGAGTTCTGCAAAATTGAATCAAACAACACAATACAATAGATTTTCAATTAGCCCTTGTTGAAATCAATACATTTCATGGTGTCCCCTAGCATCAGGGTTGATGGGGAACCAAATTAAGAAGAAATCTCGAATCTTATTCGTTCAGGAGATTCGATATATCAGTTACCTGAGGGAAGAACCTCTCAAAGATCATCCTATAGTAATATGCTTCTTTGGTGTTTGGTGTGTTGTGGGGGAAGATATTAGCAGCATTGAGCATCATCTTATCAGTCACCTATAAGAAAATATCAAGAACAATTAAATTACATGACTTAACTCTAGAATTTTTTATTAAGGATTTCATGCATATAGCATAAGATTGGATTCATATTTACATGTTTTGCAGCATGTGCTTTAAGGCCATCAATCCAACTATAGCCAACTCCATCACTGAATTGTTCTTTCTGCCTATATAAAATGTGCTGCATGACATTCAAATTTCATATGTTAGTTTAATAAATAAGCTTTTCCAAAGATCTATGGAAACTTCATCAGATTGCAGATATTACCTTTGGCAGATAGGGGTGTTCTTCGTCGTCAAAGGCCTTCCTCAGAACCCATTTTTCGATGCGTCCTTCCTCCGGTTTTATCTGAAAAGGTCACACAATAAATCCACTTCATAAAAAGTTATGTAACTTTTTTAAGTGATCATGAGTCACAGCATTCGTTGTGCGTACCATTTTGTTCTCAGGATCTATATTCATCGCGACATTGATAAACTCCTTGTCCAAAAATGGTACTCTGGCTTCTAGACCCCAAGCATATGTTGATTTATTGGCCCTCAAGCAATCATATTTGTGAAGTGCCTTAATCTGGATTAACCAAAAAGGTAAAAGAACAACATATATTAGTTAATCCTTTAACATCATGTTCTTGAAAACTTGATATATTCATAACTCATGAACTTGTTCAAATTTCTAAAGCAACAGATATTTTGAAACAGAGGAAATATATCGTTTATATTATGATGACCTTGCGGCACGTTTCTTGGTGGAACTCCTCCTTGTTTGGTGCCTTGTGAAAGTAGAGATACCCTCCAAAGATCTCATCAGATCCTTCTCCAGAGATCACCCATTTGACGCCCAGCGATTTGATCTTGCGCGACATAAGGAACATGGGAGTGCTTGCTCTGATTGTGGTAACATCATAAGTCTCAATGTGATAGATAACATCTTCAATAGCATCTATGCCATCCTGCATCCACACCAAATATTATGATTGAAACAATAATTCTTTGCATAAATTGAAGACACCACAAAATTCTTAAGCATGGAAATATTTATGaattatgattatatatatacctgGACAGTAAAGTGAAACTCATGATGAACTGTGCCTAGATAATCTGCAACTTCTTTTGCAGCCCTTAGATCTGGTGCTCCCTACTCAAAATAAGATAATATGATTCAAGATTAAAAAATGGAGTACTAAAGTTTCAATGTCTGTCATAATTTGAAAGAACAAGTACCTTAAGGCCTACACAAAATGAGTGTAGTTTTGCTCCCCACTGCTTGGCAGCTTTCGTGCCGGCTAGGTGGCGAGCCGTGATGGCGGCGACTAGGGAAGAGTCCAACCCTCCGGATAGCAGGACACCAAAAGGCACATCAGTCATCAACCTTTTTATGACAGCCTGAAATCGAAATCCATTTCATCAATACACGAtaccaaaattaaaaacatgattaaTCTTTTTGTGGATGATATGTACCATTTCAAAGGCATTTCTCAAAGCTAGAGGATCATAAGGTGCTGATGGAATACCCTCAGAGAACCATGGAGGGTTGTACCATCTCCTAAATTCTCTATCTTTGCTTGAATACAAGTGACCCGGTGGAAAAGTCTCGAAATGTTCGCAATCATCATTCAATCCTTTCAGTTCAGACGCAATCCAAACAGAAcctaaaacatatatatattatgaaaatcgtcacaattcaattcaattcgaaCCAATTCAGAAAAAAAAGGGCAATCTCATGAAATTTACCATCTAGACCCCAACCAATGTACAAGGATGTGACTCCAATGGCATCTCTTGCAACAAGAAAACTGTTGTCACGAGTAtccaacaaaacaaaagaaaatattcCATCAAGCATGTCCACAAAACCCTCTCCATGCTCCTCATACTAGAGAAAAAAGCAAACAAGTCGATAAGAACAAGAAAGTCTAGTTTAATCATTGATTAATTaacaattaacaataataaataaagatgaCTAACCAGGTGTGCAATAACATCACAGTCACATTCGGTTCTGAAAGTGTGATTAGGAAGCTGTTTTCTAAGCTCTTCATGATTGTAAATCTCTCCATTCACCTGGTTTTCATTGGATCATATAATCATAAAAGGGGTTAGAATCATGTTAGTGATAGAATTAGAAAGGGTAATAAAAGTAATTACCGTGACAACAATGGATTTGTCTTCATTGTAAAGAGGTTGATCACCAGAAGCAGGATCAACTATGGCTAACCTTTGATGAGCCAAATAGTTGTCACCATATTGGTGGAGCCCACTCCAATCAGGTCCACGGTGCTTCAATCTGTTACAACAACAACTTCACTCTCTTAAACATCAGACATGCAATCAATTTTCATTTCTAATCATAGAAAATTTTAACGTTTATAATTTTACACAAACATCAGAGAACTGATATTTTTCTCTTGTATTtgaattagtattaaaaaaaagtgACTCGTTGAGTAActttttagataataaaaatttagatacaattaatttcatataatattaataattaaaaattattaaataataatttaattaaatttatcaaattatttaataactttCATTTGCACCTCATATCCTTTTTAAAAAAATCGTATCAGTCCGTCTTATCCAGTCTTGTCAAAGCTCGCGAATTTAGCAAAACAGGTTTAGCAGATTTTTTTTACTGGTGGATTCAAAATCTCAAATTCACCCATTTTTTCGACCTATTTTAACCTATTATTTTAAGCAAGTTTAATCTCTTCTATTTTGACTTTTTCCACCAAAATTGACCAATAATTGCATGGTTACTTTACTTGGACCCCACACACCCCCACTTGTTTCTATATATCCTTACAGTAAGtaagcaataaaattaaaataataatagtacTCTTTCATAGTTTTCAGCTTATCTTATCAAAGTCTTATAATAAGTTAAATCAGAAAGCTGGGAATCGAGTCCCAGCATATATATTGGAAgagtatcaataataataataattttacaatttcATTTCTGACGTATATGCTTAGCCTTTTACTTTTAAATATATTCCATGGGGTAAGAAGACACCACCATGACAGTTAAAACAAGGAGAAAATTAATTAATCCAAATTATTAAACCCCGCACcttgacaagaaaataaattaaaccatcagTTTCAATTCTTCGCGTATTTTCTTACTTCATAAACTCATATAATCTTTTTCTTTAGAACACTGTATTATCCAAAGTCGCGACCACAATTCAGTGCACTCAATCATCATGAACTTATATATAAACCCAAAAACATTAGAAAACTCTTTCAGGGTTCGGACATCAAACATTTTACAGAGtatttaaaagaatttattcacgtgaaaatgaaaataactaagatttatttagataaatattatattaaacagTTTAATCAAAATTTGTATAATTAAAAAAGTATAATATAATAAAGTGTATATGCATGGAGAAGATGGAGAAAGAAGGATTTATTGGCATGCCTGCGAGAAAGCTCAAGAACCCGAACCCTCTTGGCTTGGGAGTCATCGGAGCAACCAAGAACAGCAAGGATGCCACACATTctgagaaaattaaagaaagagagagaagaaaatggGAAGAAATTATTGAaggaaagaaagtgagaaagagagGGAACAACGGAGAACAACAACTGATAGCACTGGACGCAGTTTATTGAGTTTAGTGTATTTCGCATCATCAGCCACGTATTTATAATGCAACCCCATGGGGAGGGTTCGCATAAACGGCGTCgtttttcttctattctttttctttttttgttatttttatttatgcacCGTGCATGCATTGATTTATCATTTAtctacttttatttttgaaccgttttagaaaaaatataataacaaactacagtataaataattataagctaatttctttttatttttaattttaaaatttaaaaaattataagataatagAAAGTTTTTTTTGTAATAAGTCTTTTT is a window from the Arachis hypogaea cultivar Tifrunner chromosome 1, arahy.Tifrunner.gnm2.J5K5, whole genome shotgun sequence genome containing:
- the LOC112792434 gene encoding protein PMR5, which produces MALQSPASLLHFLVLFITTLSLHSNLSFSALLLSLRHHHQHLKSERPMIHANQSNCALFVGNWVHDDSYPLYQSSSCPMIDPQFNCQLYGRPDSDYLKYRWRPLNCDLPRFNGGEFLMQMRGKTVLFVGDSLGHNQWESLICMLYTAVPQSQSQTQMVKGEPLSTFRFLDYGVTISFYKSPFLVEVDVVQGKRILRVEEVDGNGDPWRNADVISFNTGHWWTHEGSLQGWDYIELGGKYYPNMDRLAALERGLRTWANWVETNIDRTRTKVFFLGISPTHTNPNEWNNGVTGVTRKSCYGETEPISATSATAYPGAEYPEQMKVIDMVLRDMKNPPSLLDITLLSAFRKDGHPSIYTGDLSPQQRSNPLYSDCSHWCLPGLPDTWNELFYTALFY
- the LOC112792425 gene encoding asparagine synthetase [glutamine-hydrolyzing] 2 encodes the protein MMRNTLNSINCVQCYQLLFSVVPSLSHFLSFNNFFPFSSLSFFNFLRMCGILAVLGCSDDSQAKRVRVLELSRRLKHRGPDWSGLHQYGDNYLAHQRLAIVDPASGDQPLYNEDKSIVVTVNGEIYNHEELRKQLPNHTFRTECDCDVIAHLYEEHGEGFVDMLDGIFSFVLLDTRDNSFLVARDAIGVTSLYIGWGLDGSVWIASELKGLNDDCEHFETFPPGHLYSSKDREFRRWYNPPWFSEGIPSAPYDPLALRNAFEMAVIKRLMTDVPFGVLLSGGLDSSLVAAITARHLAGTKAAKQWGAKLHSFCVGLKGAPDLRAAKEVADYLGTVHHEFHFTVQDGIDAIEDVIYHIETYDVTTIRASTPMFLMSRKIKSLGVKWVISGEGSDEIFGGYLYFHKAPNKEEFHQETCRKIKALHKYDCLRANKSTYAWGLEARVPFLDKEFINVAMNIDPENKMIKPEEGRIEKWVLRKAFDDEEHPYLPKHILYRQKEQFSDGVGYSWIDGLKAHAAKHVTDKMMLNAANIFPHNTPNTKEAYYYRMIFERFFPQNSARLTVPGGASVACSTAKAVEWDAAWSNNLDPSGRAALGVHNSAYENQINSAKAAVGPEKIIPKMEISPLGVAIQS